In a genomic window of Xylophilus rhododendri:
- a CDS encoding polysaccharide deacetylase family protein, whose protein sequence is MSHTRDFSGYRWNYPSLRWPGDAGLALSFVLNVEEGAEFSLSAGDERNEGRHEVNHEIVGVPDLCMESQFEYGARVGYWRITRMLMDAGVPLTLNACGRALEATPWIAGDAVEQGFEICCHGWRWESHAGMQEAEERERIARTAATVTRLTGRAPVGWHTKSSASPNTRRLLAEHGGFLYDSDAYNDDLPYYLAVAGRPHLVLPYAFDTNDMRFFDSFAYVRGDDFADYAIDAFECLLEESRHAPRMMSIGLHTRIIGRPGRIGGLRKLLAHIAGRQGVWCATREQIARHWLATVPPDALATGGRP, encoded by the coding sequence ATGAGCCATACCCGCGACTTTTCCGGATACCGCTGGAACTACCCGAGCCTGCGCTGGCCCGGCGACGCCGGCCTGGCGCTGTCCTTCGTGCTCAACGTGGAGGAGGGCGCCGAGTTCTCCCTGAGCGCGGGCGACGAGCGCAACGAGGGCCGGCACGAGGTCAACCACGAGATCGTCGGCGTGCCCGACCTGTGCATGGAAAGCCAGTTCGAATACGGCGCCCGGGTCGGCTACTGGCGCATCACCCGCATGCTGATGGACGCCGGTGTTCCCCTCACCCTCAACGCCTGCGGGCGCGCGCTCGAAGCCACGCCCTGGATCGCCGGCGACGCGGTCGAACAGGGCTTCGAGATCTGCTGCCACGGCTGGCGCTGGGAGTCCCACGCCGGCATGCAGGAGGCCGAAGAGCGCGAACGCATCGCACGCACGGCGGCGACGGTGACACGCCTGACCGGCCGTGCGCCGGTGGGCTGGCACACCAAGTCCTCGGCCTCGCCGAACACCCGGCGACTGCTGGCCGAGCATGGCGGTTTCCTCTACGACAGCGACGCCTACAACGACGACCTGCCGTATTACCTGGCGGTGGCGGGCAGGCCGCACCTGGTGCTGCCCTATGCCTTCGACACCAACGACATGCGCTTCTTCGACAGCTTCGCCTATGTGCGCGGCGACGATTTCGCCGATTACGCCATCGACGCCTTCGAATGCCTGCTCGAAGAATCGCGCCACGCGCCGCGGATGATGTCCATCGGCCTGCACACCCGCATCATCGGCCGGCCGGGGCGCATCGGCGGGCTGCGCAAACTGCTGGCGCACATCGCCGGCCGGCAGGGTGTCTGGTGCGCCACCCGCGAGCAGATCGCCCGGCACTGGCTGGCCACGGTGCCGCCGGATGCCCTCGCCACGGGAGGCCGGCCATGA
- a CDS encoding ABC transporter permease — MSAAAMDTGPRFRSALPLSIPLGLFFLVFVLVPMALLAWVSLHEDSTLSRFGFSQYAKFLGDGFNLEVLGNTLWLGLKVTLLTIALGFPLAYLYTLAPRRWQGPLMLLIVLPLLTSSVVRTFAWVVILGRQGIVNMALLETGLIAEPLKLLYTPAGVSVALAQIELPLMVLPLITALTNLDPNLRQASLALGRATGAPSSR; from the coding sequence ATGTCCGCCGCTGCCATGGATACCGGTCCGCGTTTCAGGTCCGCCCTGCCGCTGAGCATTCCGCTCGGCCTGTTCTTCCTCGTCTTCGTGCTGGTCCCGATGGCGCTGCTGGCCTGGGTCAGCCTGCACGAAGACAGCACGCTGAGCCGCTTCGGCTTCTCGCAATACGCCAAGTTCCTGGGCGACGGTTTCAACCTGGAGGTGCTGGGCAACACCCTGTGGCTGGGCCTGAAGGTCACGCTGCTGACGATCGCCCTGGGTTTTCCGCTCGCCTATCTGTACACGCTGGCACCGCGCCGCTGGCAGGGGCCGCTGATGCTGCTGATCGTGCTGCCGCTGCTCACCAGCTCGGTGGTCCGCACCTTCGCCTGGGTGGTGATACTGGGCCGGCAGGGCATCGTGAACATGGCCTTGCTGGAGACCGGCCTGATCGCCGAACCGCTCAAGCTGCTGTACACGCCGGCCGGCGTTTCGGTGGCCCTGGCGCAGATCGAACTGCCGCTGATGGTGCTGCCGCTGATCACCGCGCTGACCAACCTCGATCCGAACCTGCGGCAGGCCTCGCTCGCCCTGGGGCGGGCCACTGGCGCACCTTCTTCAAGGTGA
- a CDS encoding ABC transporter ATP-binding protein, which translates to MQEPAKTAGVGVTLDQIQHRYGASTAVESVSLEIPAGQLVALLGPSGCGKTTLLRIVAGLLRQTSGHVRIGGETVDAQPTNERGAGIVFQNYALFPHMTVEANVAYGLRAQGVAAAAALKTAMEMLAMVRMEAYARRYPRELSGGQQQRVALARTLAVRPRVLLLDEPFAALDKNLRLDMQIEIKRIQRELGITTLLVTHDQDEAMSMADRIAVMNAGRVEQFDTPETIYDRPATLFVATFIGTANLIGGQLPAHGGGPCEIACEGGGSLVVDRAAPCSRAGRVMVAARPEHLSLAPPSADALPATVAMVLPLGPSLVYELLLGNGRTVKVTQPRNAGERRYEPGETVGLSLRAGSPAAVFQD; encoded by the coding sequence ATGCAAGAACCCGCGAAGACGGCCGGCGTCGGCGTCACGCTCGACCAGATCCAGCACCGCTACGGCGCCAGCACCGCCGTCGAGTCGGTCTCGCTGGAGATCCCCGCCGGTCAGCTGGTCGCCCTGCTCGGCCCCAGCGGATGCGGCAAGACCACGCTGCTGCGCATCGTCGCCGGCCTGCTGCGCCAGACCTCCGGACATGTGCGCATCGGCGGCGAAACAGTGGACGCGCAGCCCACCAACGAACGCGGCGCCGGCATCGTCTTCCAGAATTACGCGCTGTTCCCGCACATGACGGTGGAGGCCAACGTCGCCTACGGCCTGCGGGCGCAGGGTGTCGCGGCGGCCGCCGCGCTGAAGACGGCGATGGAGATGCTGGCGATGGTGCGCATGGAGGCCTACGCCAGGCGTTATCCGCGCGAGCTGTCCGGCGGGCAGCAGCAGCGGGTGGCCCTGGCGCGCACCCTGGCGGTCAGGCCGCGGGTGCTGCTGCTCGACGAACCTTTCGCCGCGCTCGACAAGAACCTGCGGCTCGACATGCAGATCGAGATCAAGCGCATCCAGCGCGAGCTGGGCATCACCACGCTGCTGGTCACCCACGACCAGGACGAGGCCATGTCCATGGCCGACCGCATCGCCGTGATGAACGCCGGCCGGGTGGAGCAGTTCGACACGCCCGAGACCATCTACGACCGTCCGGCCACCCTGTTCGTGGCGACCTTCATCGGCACCGCCAACCTCATCGGCGGCCAGTTGCCGGCCCACGGCGGCGGCCCGTGCGAGATTGCCTGCGAGGGCGGCGGAAGCCTGGTGGTGGACCGCGCCGCGCCATGTTCGCGCGCCGGCAGGGTGATGGTGGCGGCACGGCCGGAACACCTGAGCCTGGCGCCGCCTTCCGCCGACGCGCTGCCTGCCACGGTGGCGATGGTGCTGCCGCTCGGGCCCTCGCTGGTCTACGAACTGCTGCTGGGCAATGGCCGCACGGTGAAGGTCACCCAGCCGCGCAATGCCGGCGAGCGGCGCTACGAGCCGGGCGAAACGGTGGGCCTCAGCCTGCGGGCGGGCTCGCCGGCAGCGGTGTTTCAGGACTGA
- a CDS encoding amidohydrolase family protein has protein sequence MSEKRTLLRNARALLGDTLAYDGQALDVLVEGERIAALAPAGTLSGAELEIDLSERLLVPGLVNGHQHSHEHFQRGRTENLPLELWMHLVRTRIPVALTPRQVYLRTMLGAIESLRTGCTTLVDDMALGGAIQRENIDAAMQAYEDAGIRALMGFAMMDKPIVDNFPFVQQHFPPELAAELRAAPRPAAQDCLDLVRELARDRHPQSRRVGVLVSASAPQRCSEPFLHQVRALADELALPVITHVQETRLQVVTAELFYGCPMVEYLDRIGFLKPATSLIHAVWLNPREIDALARSGATAQHNPWSNLLLGSGVQPVRELLDAGVNVSLGSDGSCSTVTVNMLNVLGSAAAVSKLRGDDFGRWLSAREALQAGTLAGGRALGFGESLGSLRVGAIADLVAYRTDTVTFAPLNDPLRQLVYAERGAGLDFSMVAGEVAIRAGRLTRIDEAALLREVADEFRELAGRYSEAEASVAPILEAVEAIYRRSLATAIAADTHTARLP, from the coding sequence ATGAGCGAGAAACGAACCCTGCTGCGCAATGCACGGGCCCTGCTGGGCGACACGCTGGCGTACGACGGCCAGGCGCTCGACGTGCTGGTGGAGGGCGAACGCATCGCGGCCCTGGCGCCCGCCGGAACCCTGTCCGGCGCCGAGCTGGAGATCGACCTGAGCGAGCGCCTGCTGGTGCCCGGCCTGGTCAACGGCCACCAGCACTCGCACGAACACTTCCAGCGCGGCCGCACCGAAAACCTGCCGCTGGAACTGTGGATGCACCTGGTGCGCACCCGCATACCGGTGGCGCTGACGCCGCGCCAGGTCTACCTGCGCACCATGCTCGGCGCCATCGAATCCCTGCGCACCGGCTGCACCACGCTGGTCGACGACATGGCGCTGGGCGGCGCCATCCAGCGCGAGAACATCGACGCGGCCATGCAGGCCTATGAAGACGCCGGCATCCGGGCGCTGATGGGTTTCGCCATGATGGACAAACCCATCGTCGACAACTTCCCCTTCGTGCAGCAGCACTTTCCGCCGGAGCTCGCGGCCGAGCTCCGGGCCGCCCCGCGGCCCGCGGCGCAGGACTGCCTGGACCTGGTGCGGGAGCTGGCCAGGGACCGCCACCCGCAGTCCCGCCGGGTCGGCGTGCTGGTGTCCGCATCGGCGCCGCAGCGCTGCAGCGAGCCCTTCCTGCACCAGGTGCGCGCCCTGGCCGACGAGCTGGCCCTGCCGGTCATCACCCATGTGCAGGAGACGCGCCTGCAGGTGGTCACCGCGGAGTTGTTCTACGGCTGCCCGATGGTCGAATACCTGGACCGCATCGGTTTCCTGAAACCCGCCACCAGCCTGATCCACGCGGTGTGGCTCAACCCGCGCGAAATCGACGCGCTGGCCCGCAGCGGCGCCACCGCGCAGCACAACCCCTGGAGCAACCTGCTGCTGGGTTCGGGCGTGCAGCCGGTGCGCGAGCTGCTGGACGCGGGGGTCAACGTCAGCCTGGGGTCGGACGGCTCCTGCTCCACCGTTACCGTGAACATGCTCAATGTGCTGGGCAGCGCGGCGGCGGTGTCCAAGCTGCGCGGCGACGATTTCGGCCGCTGGCTGTCGGCGCGCGAGGCCTTGCAGGCGGGCACGCTGGCCGGCGGCCGGGCGCTGGGTTTCGGCGAATCGCTGGGTTCGCTGCGGGTGGGCGCCATCGCCGACCTGGTGGCCTATCGCACCGACACGGTGACCTTCGCCCCGCTCAACGATCCGCTGCGCCAGCTGGTCTACGCCGAGCGCGGCGCCGGACTCGATTTCTCGATGGTGGCCGGCGAGGTGGCGATCCGCGCCGGCCGCCTGACCCGCATCGACGAAGCCGCGCTGCTGCGCGAGGTGGCGGACGAATTCCGCGAGCTGGCCGGGCGCTACTCCGAGGCCGAGGCTTCGGTGGCGCCCATCCTCGAAGCGGTCGAGGCCATCTACCGCCGCTCGCTCGCCACCGCCATCGCGGCCGACACCCACACCGCACGCCTGCCATGA
- a CDS encoding Bug family tripartite tricarboxylate transporter substrate binding protein, giving the protein MDSNQISRRGALAWGGGAFVAGMTAMAPSAWAQSAYPSKPITIIVGYPPGGQTDFGGRMITAGLQSALGQSVVIDNRAGVGGNIGADYVMKAPPDGYRLLAGNGAMCINPHTYRNTAMVDPLKFTPIGLMLESALVLVVPANMPVHTFGEYVSWIKAQEKTRGGVDYASSAAGSLTHVTMELMRDRIGKPTMTHVAYKGSGPAIIDVIAGRVSGLFDAASVVSPFVKSGQLRPLMVTSAKRVPSLPDVPTATELGLKDFEILAFIGLYGPPGLPAPIVERLNTALNASLKDPALVRTIADRGENPGGGTPEHLKKMTTDDFNRWRDIVKENDIRAE; this is encoded by the coding sequence ATGGACAGCAATCAAATCTCGCGGCGCGGCGCGCTGGCATGGGGCGGCGGCGCCTTCGTCGCCGGCATGACGGCGATGGCGCCCTCGGCCTGGGCGCAATCGGCCTATCCGAGCAAGCCCATCACCATCATCGTCGGCTACCCGCCCGGCGGCCAGACCGACTTCGGCGGCCGCATGATCACCGCCGGCCTGCAAAGCGCCCTGGGCCAATCGGTGGTGATCGACAACCGCGCCGGCGTGGGCGGCAATATCGGTGCCGACTATGTGATGAAGGCGCCGCCGGACGGCTACCGCCTGCTGGCCGGCAACGGCGCGATGTGCATCAACCCGCACACCTACCGCAACACGGCGATGGTCGACCCGCTGAAGTTCACGCCCATCGGCCTGATGCTCGAATCGGCCCTGGTGCTGGTGGTCCCGGCGAACATGCCGGTGCACACCTTCGGCGAATACGTCAGCTGGATCAAGGCCCAGGAAAAGACCCGCGGCGGGGTCGACTACGCATCGAGTGCCGCCGGCAGCCTGACCCACGTCACCATGGAGCTGATGCGCGACCGTATCGGCAAACCGACCATGACCCACGTGGCCTACAAGGGCAGCGGACCGGCCATCATCGACGTGATCGCCGGCCGGGTCAGCGGCCTGTTCGATGCCGCCTCGGTGGTGTCGCCCTTCGTCAAATCGGGCCAGCTGCGTCCGCTGATGGTGACCAGCGCGAAGCGGGTGCCCAGCCTGCCGGATGTTCCGACCGCCACCGAACTGGGCCTGAAGGACTTCGAGATCCTGGCCTTCATCGGCCTCTACGGCCCGCCCGGCCTGCCCGCGCCCATCGTGGAAAGGCTCAACACCGCGCTGAACGCCTCGCTGAAGGATCCGGCCCTCGTCAGGACCATCGCGGACCGCGGCGAGAACCCCGGCGGCGGCACGCCGGAGCATCTGAAGAAGATGACCACCGACGACTTCAACCGGTGGCGCGACATCGTGAAAGAAAACGACATCCGGGCCGAATAG
- a CDS encoding ABC transporter permease subunit, translating into MTLPLSMPGLLAGALLVFASAVSAFVTQTLVGGGQQMFMPFYMYQQAIQAGNYPFAAVIAVLLLACVLAVVVFINALGRRSRGFVHA; encoded by the coding sequence GTGACGCTGCCGCTGTCGATGCCGGGGCTGCTGGCCGGTGCGCTGCTGGTGTTCGCGTCGGCCGTGAGCGCCTTCGTCACCCAGACCCTGGTCGGCGGCGGCCAGCAGATGTTCATGCCCTTCTACATGTACCAGCAGGCCATCCAGGCCGGCAACTATCCCTTCGCCGCGGTCATCGCGGTGCTGCTGCTGGCCTGCGTGCTGGCGGTGGTGGTCTTCATCAATGCGCTGGGGCGCCGCAGCCGGGGGTTCGTCCATGCCTGA
- a CDS encoding Fic family protein — translation MAEQYAIDAVQAFRTDSAIGRSRTTLRENGYVHEQYPPATRPAASLAGHLTFALKHEGVHLEFLARLFDAAPAVELEAWIAAEPTGQYARRAGFFYEYLTGRVLDFAGVAAGNYVSALDEERYLTSSRSTNNQRWRVRDNLPGSRDFCPVVLRTPAVRQAERYACAEHLAALEAEFGADILQRSAVWLTIKESRASFAIEHEEQQIDRVRRFAAVMERWCGRHEDPLSQASLSELQAEILGPRATRYGVRRSPVFVGEVEGFREVVHYIAPHWDDVPQLLSGLRDCAERTAGGSALVRAAVLSFGFVYVHPMSDGNGRISRFLVNDVLRRDGAVPEPFILPVSATITSSVIKRRGYDQVLELFSQPLMRRYTDAWRFGPEQLAEDGVRYNLQFEGYADALHAWRYPELTDHVEYIADIVRVTIEQEMRKEAGYLRSLRLARERVKQVIEGPDTDIDRIVRSVRDNGGKVSNKLAQEFPALADAATAARLADALQDVFQAAPAEGAP, via the coding sequence TTGGCTGAGCAGTACGCCATCGACGCGGTCCAGGCATTTCGCACGGACAGTGCCATCGGCAGATCCCGCACGACGCTACGCGAAAACGGCTACGTCCACGAGCAGTATCCCCCGGCAACTCGCCCCGCGGCGTCGCTGGCGGGCCACCTCACCTTCGCACTCAAACACGAGGGCGTTCACCTCGAATTCCTCGCACGATTGTTCGATGCCGCCCCGGCCGTCGAACTGGAGGCATGGATTGCAGCCGAGCCTACGGGGCAATATGCCCGACGCGCCGGCTTCTTCTACGAGTACCTCACAGGACGGGTACTCGACTTTGCGGGCGTCGCGGCCGGCAACTATGTGAGCGCGCTCGATGAGGAGCGCTACCTCACGTCCTCCCGATCGACCAACAACCAGCGATGGCGGGTGCGCGACAACCTGCCCGGCTCGCGCGACTTCTGCCCGGTGGTGCTGCGTACGCCAGCGGTCCGGCAGGCCGAGCGCTATGCATGCGCGGAGCATCTGGCGGCCCTCGAGGCGGAATTCGGCGCGGACATCCTGCAGCGCAGCGCCGTCTGGCTCACCATCAAGGAAAGCCGGGCCAGCTTCGCGATCGAGCACGAGGAGCAGCAGATCGACCGGGTGCGGCGTTTCGCCGCCGTGATGGAGCGCTGGTGCGGCCGCCATGAGGATCCCTTGTCCCAGGCGTCCTTGAGCGAGTTGCAGGCCGAGATCCTGGGGCCGCGCGCCACGCGCTACGGCGTGCGGCGCTCACCGGTCTTCGTCGGCGAGGTTGAAGGGTTCCGCGAGGTCGTGCACTACATCGCGCCCCACTGGGACGATGTGCCGCAGCTGCTGTCGGGATTGCGCGACTGCGCCGAGCGGACCGCCGGCGGCTCGGCCCTGGTCCGCGCCGCCGTGCTGTCGTTCGGCTTCGTCTATGTCCACCCCATGTCCGACGGCAACGGACGCATTTCGCGTTTCCTGGTCAACGACGTGCTGCGGCGGGACGGCGCCGTCCCCGAGCCTTTCATCCTGCCCGTGTCGGCGACCATCACCAGTTCGGTGATCAAGCGCCGCGGCTACGACCAGGTGCTCGAACTGTTCTCGCAGCCGCTGATGCGCCGCTACACCGACGCCTGGCGTTTCGGACCGGAGCAGCTGGCGGAGGATGGCGTGCGCTACAACCTGCAGTTCGAAGGCTACGCGGACGCATTGCACGCCTGGCGTTACCCCGAGCTCACCGACCACGTCGAGTACATCGCCGACATCGTGCGCGTGACCATCGAGCAGGAGATGCGCAAGGAAGCCGGCTACCTGCGCAGCCTTCGGCTGGCGCGCGAGCGCGTCAAGCAGGTCATCGAAGGACCGGATACCGACATCGACCGCATCGTCCGATCGGTGCGCGACAACGGCGGCAAGGTGTCGAACAAGCTGGCCCAGGAGTTTCCCGCGCTGGCCGACGCCGCCACCGCGGCCAGGCTCGCCGATGCACTGCAAGACGTCTTCCAGGCCGCACCGGCCGAAGGTGCGCCCTGA
- a CDS encoding amidase, with product MNRPLDEHTALALAARVSAGSLSAVEVARFFIERVERLNPALNAIVQFDAGLVLAEAASVDRRLAAGETLPLAGVPFTVKDNLWVGGRRVSQGSRLFEDFIAPRDAWAVARLRALGGVVLGITNCSEFACKGVTGNLLYGTTRHPLDLSLTPGGSSGGAAAGLAAGLGLLALCTDAGGSTRRPAAHTGLVGFKASTGLIPHPWGFTEPNFGLSVVGILARNAADCAFVFDRLLAYDANDPAGVPIAAGLEVSAAPPLQRSTLRLAWSARLGCDFAVDEDVARQLARQVEALRADGWSIADADPPWPEAVREYPLIVLQQAGLFALYGERLADARERIDPDLVAQIETGATVTPAQVARALRLKEKIGQCLANFFDSYDLLLCPTTPVTAWPVDQLGPPVIGGRPAGPRGHAAFTPLFNYCGVPACSVPAGLVDGLPVGLQVIGPRMEDARVMAFVCAVEALLSRPAP from the coding sequence ATGAACCGGCCGCTCGACGAGCACACCGCCCTGGCGCTGGCGGCGCGGGTTTCGGCCGGCAGCCTGAGCGCGGTCGAGGTGGCGCGCTTTTTCATCGAACGGGTGGAGCGGCTCAATCCCGCGCTCAACGCCATCGTGCAGTTCGACGCGGGCCTGGTGCTGGCCGAAGCCGCGTCGGTGGACCGCCGGCTGGCGGCCGGCGAAACCCTGCCCCTGGCCGGCGTGCCCTTCACCGTGAAGGACAACCTGTGGGTCGGCGGCCGGCGTGTTTCGCAGGGCTCGCGCCTGTTCGAAGACTTCATCGCGCCGCGCGACGCCTGGGCGGTGGCCCGCCTGCGTGCGCTGGGCGGCGTGGTGCTGGGCATCACCAACTGTTCGGAGTTCGCCTGCAAGGGCGTCACCGGCAATCTCCTCTACGGCACCACCCGGCATCCGCTCGACCTCTCGCTGACGCCGGGCGGCTCCTCCGGCGGTGCGGCCGCGGGCCTGGCCGCCGGACTGGGGCTGCTGGCCTTGTGTACCGACGCGGGGGGCTCCACCCGGCGCCCGGCCGCGCACACGGGCCTGGTCGGCTTCAAGGCCAGCACCGGGCTCATCCCGCATCCCTGGGGATTCACCGAACCGAATTTCGGGCTGTCGGTGGTCGGCATCCTGGCGCGCAACGCGGCCGACTGCGCCTTCGTGTTCGACCGGCTGCTGGCCTACGACGCCAACGACCCGGCGGGCGTACCCATCGCGGCAGGGCTGGAGGTGTCGGCCGCACCGCCGCTCCAGCGCTCGACCCTGCGGCTGGCCTGGAGCGCGCGCCTGGGCTGCGACTTCGCGGTGGACGAGGACGTGGCCCGTCAGCTGGCGCGGCAGGTCGAGGCCTTGCGCGCCGATGGCTGGTCCATCGCGGACGCCGACCCGCCCTGGCCGGAGGCGGTGCGGGAATATCCGCTGATCGTGCTGCAGCAGGCCGGCCTGTTCGCCCTGTATGGCGAGCGCCTGGCCGATGCCCGCGAACGCATCGATCCCGACCTGGTGGCCCAGATCGAGACCGGCGCTACGGTCACCCCGGCGCAGGTCGCCCGTGCGCTGCGGCTGAAGGAGAAGATCGGCCAATGCCTGGCGAACTTCTTCGACTCGTACGACCTGCTCTTGTGCCCGACCACGCCGGTGACCGCCTGGCCTGTTGACCAGCTGGGGCCTCCCGTCATCGGCGGACGGCCCGCCGGCCCGCGGGGCCATGCCGCTTTCACGCCCCTGTTCAACTACTGCGGCGTGCCGGCCTGCTCGGTGCCCGCCGGCCTGGTGGACGGCTTGCCGGTCGGGCTGCAGGTGATCGGCCCGCGCATGGAAGACGCGCGGGTGATGGCCTTCGTCTGCGCAGTGGAAGCGCTGCTGTCCAGGCCCGCTCCTTGA
- a CDS encoding ABC transporter permease: MPDVFVSGQPAPALPTGRGESWRGGLERRSFALAFGLLGLLAAVLLLAPTVVVLITSFTSGYSLKFPPPGYSARWYSALWNESPELIEAFVLSLELAAVATAASVVLAVAAALALARRREAWARTFEAVLLSPLMLPSLAIGLSLLMLFNLAGTGLSFWTLVLGHVAITTPYILRTTSASLLQMDGALLESARSLGARPVYVFRTVTLPLISRGILAGAFIGFMYSFDNVAVSLFLSDARSEVLPIRMWHIIESNLDVRAAAVSGVLIAATLVLMVVMERVAGISRQFR, encoded by the coding sequence ATGCCTGATGTTTTCGTGTCCGGCCAGCCGGCCCCGGCCCTGCCCACCGGGCGCGGCGAGTCCTGGCGCGGCGGGCTGGAGCGGCGCTCCTTCGCCCTGGCGTTCGGCCTGCTGGGCCTGCTGGCGGCGGTGTTGCTGCTGGCGCCGACGGTGGTGGTGCTCATCACCTCCTTCACCAGCGGCTATTCGCTGAAGTTCCCGCCGCCGGGGTATTCGGCGCGCTGGTATTCGGCCCTGTGGAACGAGTCGCCCGAGCTGATCGAGGCCTTCGTGCTCTCGCTGGAACTGGCGGCCGTCGCCACCGCCGCCTCGGTGGTGCTGGCGGTGGCGGCGGCGCTGGCGCTGGCACGGCGCCGGGAGGCCTGGGCACGCACTTTCGAGGCGGTGCTGCTGTCGCCGCTGATGCTGCCTTCGCTGGCCATCGGGCTGTCGCTGCTGATGCTTTTCAACCTGGCCGGCACCGGCCTGTCGTTCTGGACCCTGGTGCTGGGGCATGTCGCCATCACCACGCCCTACATCCTGCGGACCACCTCGGCCAGCCTGCTGCAGATGGACGGCGCGCTGCTGGAAAGCGCGCGTTCGCTGGGCGCGCGGCCGGTCTATGTCTTTCGCACGGTGACGCTGCCGCTGATCTCGCGCGGCATCCTGGCGGGCGCCTTCATCGGTTTCATGTATTCCTTCGACAACGTGGCCGTGTCGCTCTTCCTGTCCGACGCACGCAGCGAGGTGCTGCCGATCCGCATGTGGCACATCATCGAATCCAACCTCGATGTGCGCGCCGCGGCGGTTTCCGGTGTGCTGATCGCCGCCACGCTGGTGCTGATGGTGGTGATGGAGCGGGTGGCCGGCATCTCGCGCCAGTTCCGGTGA
- a CDS encoding mannonate dehydratase has product MKMSFRWYGETDPIPLAYIRQIPGMSNIVSALHDVPVGEVWPLDRIQALKHRIEAAGLKFEVVESVALHEDIKLGKPGRDRYIANYQQTLRHLAQAGIQVVAYNFMPVFDWTRTSLSKTLEDGSTCLSFSIEDLEKIDLDQGMSLPGWDMSFQPAQMKALLAEYQGMSVEQYRDNLAYFLKAVIPVAQELQLKMAIHPDDPPRPLFGLPRIVSNRDDLARILKIVDVPENGITLCSGSLGAGPQNNVEALVREFGGMGRIHFAHLRNVKVDPDGDFEETAHLSACGSLDMAAIVRAYREVGFTGHFRPDHGRMIWGETGKPGYGLFDRALGAVYLNGLWEASAPR; this is encoded by the coding sequence ATGAAGATGTCTTTCCGCTGGTACGGCGAAACCGACCCGATCCCGCTGGCCTACATCCGCCAGATTCCCGGCATGAGCAACATCGTGTCCGCCCTGCACGACGTGCCGGTCGGCGAGGTGTGGCCGCTGGACCGCATCCAGGCGCTCAAGCACAGGATCGAAGCCGCGGGGCTGAAGTTCGAAGTCGTCGAATCGGTCGCGCTGCATGAGGACATCAAGCTCGGCAAACCCGGCCGCGACCGCTACATCGCCAACTACCAGCAGACCCTGCGCCACCTGGCGCAGGCCGGCATCCAGGTGGTCGCCTACAACTTCATGCCGGTGTTCGACTGGACACGCACCTCGCTGTCCAAGACGCTGGAAGACGGCTCGACCTGCCTGTCCTTCAGCATCGAGGACCTGGAGAAGATCGACCTCGACCAGGGCATGTCCCTGCCCGGCTGGGACATGAGTTTCCAGCCGGCGCAAATGAAGGCGCTGCTGGCCGAGTACCAGGGCATGTCGGTCGAGCAGTACCGGGACAACCTGGCGTATTTCCTCAAGGCCGTCATTCCGGTGGCCCAGGAGCTGCAGCTGAAGATGGCGATCCACCCGGACGACCCGCCGCGGCCGCTGTTCGGGCTGCCCCGCATCGTCAGCAACCGCGACGACCTGGCGCGCATCCTGAAGATCGTCGATGTGCCCGAGAACGGCATCACGCTCTGTTCGGGTTCGCTCGGCGCCGGCCCGCAGAACAACGTGGAGGCGCTGGTGCGTGAGTTCGGCGGCATGGGGCGCATCCACTTCGCGCACCTGCGTAATGTGAAGGTCGATCCGGACGGCGATTTCGAGGAAACCGCGCATCTGTCGGCCTGCGGTTCGCTGGACATGGCGGCCATCGTGCGGGCCTACCGCGAGGTCGGTTTCACCGGCCATTTCAGGCCGGACCACGGCCGCATGATCTGGGGCGAAACCGGCAAGCCCGGCTACGGCCTGTTCGACCGCGCGCTGGGCGCGGTCTACCTCAACGGCCTGTGGGAGGCCAGCGCACCGCGCTGA